In Cystobacter fuscus DSM 2262, the DNA window GGTCGCCTTCCATCCCGAGATCCAGCCGAGGATGAAGACGATCAGCCCCACGACGGCGCTCCCCATGGCCAGTATCAGGGTGAGCATGAACATCATCCCGAGGGACTTGAAGCCGGTGCTGGCGGCGAATAGGACCGCGGGGGCCGCCGCCACGGCGGTCACGAGGAACGCGGACCAGGAGCCCCGGGAGAGCGCTCGCCCCTCACGGGGGTACTCCTCCCGGATCACGAGCGCCAACAGCCCGCCCAATAGCGAGAGGACCGGGGGAATGAGGTTGGGAAGGATGTCTTCCACGGCGGGCTGCCTCCTGGGGACGTACTCGCGAGCATACCCCGGCCATGCCCCCTGGGGGTACACACCGGCCCAGGCCGCGTTCCCTTCAGGGGCGAGGCAAGGGTGTGCGGCGTGGCGGCGATGGCCTGCTGCTTGTCCACTGGTCAGCGGAGACCTTCGTCCCCACTGTGGGGGAGAGACCGATTCGCCACGAGGAGGGGTACGTGGACCAGCTGAGGCGGGACGATCGCGAGAAGACGCTGTACTTCGTCACGAGCTTTCTCGGCTCGGTGACTCTGTCCTATTACCTGTCCCGGCTCATGGGCGGTGGCACCGTGTCCGCGGGACGCATGCTCCTGCTGCTGCCCGTGATGGTGGCGGGCTTCTGGCTGTTCTACGTCTTCGGCAAGCGTCGGCCGGCGACCCTCTTCGTGATGAACGCCGCCTTCGCCTTCCTGTCGTTGATCGCCGTGTTCCTCACCTTCCAGTTCCTGAGTGGACTTCGCCGCTAGGCCGCGCTCAAAGTCCAAGGATGCTCACGCTCCATGCTTTTGGCCGTGTCCACGCGAAGGTGATTGGCGTCACGCGCGACCTGCGCGCCCTCTGGATGTTGGAGGAGTGCGGGCTGCCCCATGAGGTGCGCGGCCTCGACCACTTCGCGGGCGAGCTGAACTCCGAGGAGTACCGGCGGCTGACCCCCTTCGCCCAGATTCCGGTGCTCGAGGACGACGGCTTCGTGCTCACGGAGACGGGCGCGATCCTGCTCTACCTGGCGGAGAAGTCGGGCCGCCTCATCCCCTCGGATCTCCAGGGCCGCGCCCAGGTGACGCGCTGGTGCTTCGCCGCGCTCAACACCGTCGAGCCCCCGCTCTTCCAGATCGCGATGATCGATCTGTTCAGTGCCGGCGACCCCGCCGAGCAGGCGCGCCGCCCCGGACTCGTGAAGTGGGCGGACCGTGCGCTGGGCGGGCTCGAGGAGTGGCTGTCGGCTCGCCCGTACCTCGTCGGTGAGGACTTCACCGTGGCGGACGTCCTGATGACCACCGTGCTGCGCGAGGTGCGTGGCAGTGACGTGCTCGTCCGCTACCCACGCGTGCGGGCCTATCAGCAGCGGTGCGAGGCCCGACCCGCCTGGCAACGCACGCTCGACGCCTACGAGCAGCGACTGGGCGCACCGCCCGGCAGTACTCGCTAGCCAGGATTTCGCGGAGCAGCTCGCGGGAAGTGCGCGAGGTGCGGCGCGTCTTCAGCTCGAGAGGGAATGCCTCACCCTCACCACCCGGTAGCGCGTGGAGGACACGCATGGAAGCGCGGGCTCAAAGCGCGCGCTTCATGCCTTCGTGGCTCGCCTCGAAGCCCAGCCGTGCGTAGAAACGGTGGGCATCGGTGCGGCGCTTGTCGGTGGTGAGTTGCATCATCCCGCAGCCACGGGCCCGGGCGCGGGTCATCGCATCCTCCATCAGTTGCTCACCGACGCGCTGGCCCCGCAGGTCCGAGCGCACGCGCACCGCCTCCACCAGCGC includes these proteins:
- a CDS encoding glutathione S-transferase family protein; its protein translation is MLTLHAFGRVHAKVIGVTRDLRALWMLEECGLPHEVRGLDHFAGELNSEEYRRLTPFAQIPVLEDDGFVLTETGAILLYLAEKSGRLIPSDLQGRAQVTRWCFAALNTVEPPLFQIAMIDLFSAGDPAEQARRPGLVKWADRALGGLEEWLSARPYLVGEDFTVADVLMTTVLREVRGSDVLVRYPRVRAYQQRCEARPAWQRTLDAYEQRLGAPPGSTR